A region from the Solibacillus sp. FSL H8-0523 genome encodes:
- a CDS encoding cysteine peptidase family C39 domain-containing protein — MFIVRTVILWIIISISINAYLMTLPIPILRKRDYPANYLIPQNNRIDFQQNSECAAFSTAYLLRHFGIEAEGESLYKYFPSKTKAGNVYPKGIREVLSKKGFKTNYYKGNINTLKYEVSKGTPVIVFIKVQKDRNYLHFVPVVGYDQNYIYLAESLKHLVNCDDGLKSYNRKVPINEFKKLWNVKRIHMLPYSNTYITVEAT; from the coding sequence ATGTTTATAGTTAGAACCGTTATTTTATGGATTATTATCTCAATTAGCATTAATGCCTATTTAATGACATTACCGATTCCTATTTTACGAAAAAGAGACTATCCAGCTAACTATCTAATTCCACAAAACAATCGAATAGATTTTCAACAAAATTCGGAATGTGCAGCGTTTTCAACAGCGTATCTGTTGCGTCATTTTGGTATAGAGGCAGAGGGCGAATCATTATATAAGTATTTTCCTAGTAAAACGAAGGCCGGCAATGTATATCCAAAAGGAATCCGAGAAGTGTTAAGTAAAAAAGGCTTTAAAACAAACTATTATAAAGGAAATATAAATACATTAAAGTACGAAGTGAGTAAAGGAACGCCTGTAATTGTTTTTATCAAAGTACAAAAGGATCGTAATTATTTGCATTTTGTCCCTGTTGTAGGCTATGACCAGAACTATATTTACCTTGCAGAATCATTAAAGCATCTGGTGAATTGCGATGATGGCCTCAAGAGCTATAATCGAAAAGTTCCGATTAATGAGTTTAAGAAATTATGGAATGTAAAGAGAATTCATATGCTTCCTTATAGCAATACTTACATAACCGTAGAAGCCACTTAG
- a CDS encoding Ku protein, whose translation MHTVWKGSISFGLVNIPVKLHAATENKDVKLRQLHKECHTPISYKKVCEGCQKEVKDEEIVKAYEYTKNKFVILDEEDLENIRKEAEDKAVQIIDFVKLEEIDPIYFEKTYYLSPDTTGAKAYVLLRKTLEESGKIGIAKITIRAKEQLAIVRVYKNTLVMEVIHFPDEVRDAKDVPNIPGVETVVQKELETALMLVDQLTTEFDPTKYTDDYRTALMQLIEAKQAEGNGTVTVNDKRPLPDNVTDLMSALQASLDKTKKPTTRKKRTTTRTKKNA comes from the coding sequence ATGCATACAGTTTGGAAAGGTAGTATTAGTTTTGGTTTAGTTAACATCCCTGTAAAGCTTCATGCTGCTACCGAAAATAAAGATGTGAAATTGAGACAGCTCCATAAAGAATGTCATACACCGATTAGTTACAAAAAAGTATGTGAAGGTTGTCAGAAAGAAGTGAAGGACGAGGAAATCGTAAAGGCCTACGAGTATACCAAAAACAAATTTGTCATATTAGATGAAGAAGACTTAGAAAATATACGTAAAGAAGCGGAAGACAAAGCAGTTCAAATTATAGACTTTGTGAAATTGGAGGAGATTGATCCGATCTATTTCGAAAAGACTTACTATTTATCACCGGATACGACAGGTGCGAAAGCCTATGTATTATTACGAAAAACTTTAGAGGAATCAGGTAAAATTGGGATTGCGAAAATAACGATTAGAGCAAAGGAACAATTAGCGATTGTCCGGGTATATAAGAATACTTTGGTCATGGAAGTCATTCATTTCCCCGACGAAGTAAGAGATGCGAAGGACGTACCAAACATTCCAGGAGTCGAGACTGTTGTACAAAAAGAACTTGAGACCGCGCTCATGTTAGTAGATCAATTAACGACGGAGTTTGATCCTACAAAATACACAGATGATTATCGTACTGCTCTTATGCAATTAATAGAGGCAAAACAAGCGGAAGGAAATGGAACTGTAACAGTAAACGATAAGCGACCACTTCCTGATAATGTAACAGACCTAATGTCAGCTCTTCAGGCATCATTAGATAAAACGAAGAAACCGACAACAAGAAAAAAACGTACAACTACAAGAACAAAGAAAAACGCGTGA
- a CDS encoding ABC transporter ATP-binding protein — translation MTGLVLKGVTKSFKEGDSTVDALKNVSLTVNPGDFIAIIGPSGSGKSTLLSIAGALLQPSKGEVLVNETNIGNMKEKELSSFRLTDIGFILQTSNLIPYLNVLDQLLLVCKMKGKVTSKEVDFAKTLLNDLGLSQKLTKFPNELSGGERQRVAIARAFVNNSNVILADEPTASLDSNRAFEVVKQIRNEVKERNKAAVMVTHDERMLEFCDKVYRMEDGVLTLEA, via the coding sequence ATGACTGGTTTAGTATTAAAAGGTGTCACAAAATCATTTAAAGAAGGCGACTCAACAGTAGACGCTTTAAAAAATGTATCCTTAACTGTAAATCCTGGTGACTTTATCGCTATTATTGGTCCATCTGGTTCAGGGAAAAGTACATTATTATCCATTGCTGGTGCTCTCCTACAACCATCTAAAGGTGAAGTATTAGTAAATGAAACAAACATTGGGAACATGAAAGAAAAAGAGCTTTCTTCATTCCGTTTAACAGACATCGGCTTCATCTTACAAACATCGAACTTAATTCCGTATTTGAATGTATTGGATCAACTTCTACTTGTGTGTAAGATGAAAGGCAAAGTAACCTCTAAAGAAGTCGATTTCGCGAAAACTTTGTTAAATGACTTAGGTTTAAGCCAAAAATTAACGAAATTCCCGAATGAATTATCAGGAGGAGAACGTCAACGTGTTGCGATAGCTCGTGCATTTGTTAACAACTCAAACGTCATTTTAGCAGATGAACCTACGGCAAGTTTAGACTCTAACCGTGCATTTGAAGTAGTTAAACAAATTCGAAATGAAGTAAAAGAACGCAACAAAGCTGCTGTTATGGTAACCCATGACGAACGTATGTTGGAGTTTTGTGATAAAGTATACCGCATGGAAGACGGCGTATTAACGCTAGAAGCTTAA
- a CDS encoding FAD-binding oxidoreductase, with protein MSIQQYEQALQGKLLLPTSELYEEKCHIFNSAVQSKPAAIIFCETEQDVVEAVNYANARSLTIAVKGGGHHLAGFAIAEGSVAIDMSAMKTMTVNEETKTVEAEAGVKAGELTAEVQKYGLAVPIGTASNPGAFGVALSGGIGYLRGVYGLACDNIIGATIVTADGEILTVDEYAHPDLLWALRGGGGNFGVVTKLVFQAYEIGTDVFALDLMYDYADAEEVFTKAQRFVEAAPNESVAVNFTVTILPPVPFLPEALHFKKVIMVLGMYAGAKEDGEAAMQPLRELATPIMDQSAIMPYRALQQKLDPMIPPSVNCYGTALYFDKLEGETLQTFLSFMDAPPSPGILGQVWSLGGKMNEMTSETSPFAMRDAGWALIVDVMAMADDDAVCETWIDDLYAGLLPYAHKKASYLNSINPTENAVEDAFADNYARLQQVKALYDPTNVFCHNHNIKVVK; from the coding sequence ATGAGTATCCAGCAATACGAGCAAGCGTTACAAGGGAAGTTACTATTACCGACAAGCGAGCTGTATGAAGAGAAATGCCATATTTTCAACTCCGCGGTCCAGTCAAAACCTGCAGCCATCATTTTTTGTGAAACAGAACAAGATGTAGTAGAGGCCGTAAACTATGCAAATGCAAGAAGTTTAACGATCGCTGTCAAAGGTGGCGGACACCATTTAGCAGGGTTTGCCATAGCAGAAGGTAGTGTGGCAATCGATATGTCAGCTATGAAAACAATGACGGTAAATGAAGAAACGAAAACTGTAGAAGCGGAAGCCGGCGTAAAGGCAGGGGAACTAACAGCTGAAGTACAAAAGTACGGTTTAGCCGTACCAATAGGAACCGCTTCAAACCCAGGCGCATTTGGTGTAGCGCTAAGTGGTGGAATTGGCTATTTGCGCGGTGTCTATGGCTTAGCCTGCGACAATATTATCGGCGCGACAATTGTGACGGCAGATGGAGAAATTCTAACAGTAGATGAATATGCACACCCTGATCTTTTATGGGCACTTCGCGGTGGAGGTGGCAACTTCGGTGTTGTAACGAAGCTTGTATTCCAAGCGTATGAAATCGGCACGGATGTATTTGCATTAGATTTAATGTATGACTACGCAGATGCTGAAGAGGTGTTCACCAAGGCACAACGCTTTGTAGAGGCCGCACCAAATGAAAGTGTGGCGGTCAACTTCACGGTTACGATTTTACCTCCAGTACCATTTTTGCCAGAAGCGCTACACTTCAAAAAAGTCATTATGGTGTTAGGAATGTATGCAGGGGCGAAAGAGGACGGCGAAGCAGCAATGCAACCGCTCCGCGAGTTAGCAACGCCAATCATGGACCAATCAGCGATTATGCCGTATCGTGCACTACAGCAAAAGCTGGATCCGATGATTCCACCAAGCGTCAACTGCTACGGCACAGCCTTATACTTCGATAAATTAGAAGGGGAAACCTTGCAGACGTTTTTAAGCTTTATGGATGCACCACCATCACCTGGAATTTTAGGGCAAGTGTGGTCACTCGGTGGCAAGATGAACGAAATGACATCTGAAACGTCTCCATTTGCGATGCGTGATGCGGGCTGGGCATTAATCGTGGACGTGATGGCAATGGCTGACGACGATGCAGTATGTGAAACATGGATTGACGATTTATATGCGGGATTATTGCCGTACGCGCATAAAAAGGCATCTTACTTAAACTCTATTAATCCTACAGAGAATGCAGTAGAGGATGCATTTGCTGATAATTACGCGCGTTTACAGCAAGTAAAAGCGTTATATGACCCGACAAACGTATTTTGTCATAATCATAATATTAAAGTAGTGAAGTAA